A single Lactuca sativa cultivar Salinas chromosome 8, Lsat_Salinas_v11, whole genome shotgun sequence DNA region contains:
- the LOC111878069 gene encoding T-complex protein 1 subunit alpha translates to MYCQKNPRIQYSGCRRGAVEAAFSLYLEYLATTLGSREQLAIAEFAESLLIIPKVLVVNAAKDATDLVAKVRAYHHTAQTKADKKHLSR, encoded by the exons ATGTATTGTCAAAAGAACCCTCGAATCCAATACA gTGGTTGCAGGAGGGGTGCAGTTGAGGCTGCTTTTTCTTTGTATTTGGAGTACCTTGCTACAACTTTGGGGTCCCGCGAACAGCTGGCGATTGCAGAATTTGCTGAGTCATTGTTGATAATTccaaag GTTCTTGTTGTGAATGCTGCAAAGGATGCAACTGATTTGGTGGCTAAGGTTCGTGCGTATCACCACACTGCACAAACTAAGGCGGATAAGAAACATCTGTCAAGGTGA
- the LOC111878047 gene encoding jacalin-related lectin 3-like, which produces MMKLGPGPLRSGNNWEERGMSEIVQILISYESDRICSIQFAYVQNGGVRHSKKYGQDGRVGFDAVTFDYPSEYLTYVSGRYKDHDRLTSIVFGTNKRKYGPFGVWTDIHIYRRRIQL; this is translated from the exons ATGATGAAATTGGGTCCAGGACCATTGCGATCAGGAAATAATTGGGAGGAAAGAGGGATGAGTGAAATTGTGCaaatattaatttcatatgaaagCGACAGGATCTGTTCCATCCAGTTCGCATACGTTCAAAATGGTGGCGTGCGGCATTCAAAAAAATATGGACAAGACGGTCGAGTGGGATTTGATGCA GTGACATTTGATTATCCGTCCGAGTATTTAACTTATGTAAGTGGTCGCTATAAAGATCATGATCGATTGACTTCAATTGTGTTTGGCACAAACAAACGTAAATATGGACCCTTTGGAGTTTGGACAGACATCCACATCTACAGAAGGCGAATTCAACTATAA